A single window of Maylandia zebra isolate NMK-2024a linkage group LG2, Mzebra_GT3a, whole genome shotgun sequence DNA harbors:
- the LOC112431222 gene encoding uncharacterized protein LOC112431222 isoform X2: MHPFAVVDFLDGGGVSIIPCKWFTGPAEDSCFWPPGRVNINKAVKDGVTPDANWSQYRVRILGKAENYENARVKLRRSEATSDLQTESDSGSRLGKGKRKRRPVIQSSSDEDWDNAAEQPETSSTSAMENRHSSETPHQNVTHPFVQLPPPSTPSPVVSQPVPRQLVQATNTSMFVRVLTLLEDIKETQRIHSRMLQSLLKQRDGPVAAVLPEGAVFPLRTVADVEALEQKLIDPVFLKEVVAVVAEIGGSTVDEATRRMMAFIMDNALSRQYNFVGRHGKREFRGLKIFEVLYAYLKTALTKPFFGSSLCYGPMDH; encoded by the exons ATGCATCCATTTGCAGTTGTTGATTTTCTGGATGGTGGAGGTGTATCCATAATTCCTTGCAAGTGGTTTACAGGACCAGCGGAAGATTCTTGTTTCTGGCCACCAGGGAGAGTCAATATCAATAAGGCTGTAAAGGATGGAGTTACTCCAGATGCAAACTGGTCACAGTACAGAGTTCGCATCTTGGGGAAAGCTG AAAACTATGAAAATGCCAGGGTGAAACTGCGGAGGTCTGAAGCAACCTCTGATCTGCAGACTGAGTCAGATTCTGGAAGCAGATTGGGAAAAGGGAAGCGGAAAAGGAG gCCAGTGATCCAGTCAAGCTCGGATGAGGATTGGGACAACGCTGCGGAACAGCCAGAGACCTCATCAACATCAGCAATGGAGAATAGACATTCAAGTGAAACTCCCCACCAGAACGTCACTCATCCATTTGTTCAGCTACCACCACCCTCAACTCCTTCACCTGTGGTTTCACAACCAGTTCCAAGACAACTTGTACAAGCCACCAATACCAGCATGTTTGTACGTGTTCTAACCCTCCTGGAAGACATTAAGGAGACTCAGAGGATCCACAGTCGAATGCTACAGTCTCTCCTCAAACAACGTGATGGACCAGTTGCTGCAGTATTACCCGAGGGTGCTGTTTTTCCTCTCCGGACAGTCGCAGACGTGGAAGCACTGGAACAAAAACTGATAGACCCTGTCTTCCTGAAAGAAGTG GTTGCTGTTGTGGCAGAGATCGGAGGGAGCACTGTTGATGAAGCCACCAGAAGAATGATGGCCttcattatggacaatgctctTTCCAGGCAATATAACTTCGTTGGGCGCCATGGAAAGCGGGAATTTCGAGGGCTTAAGATTTTTGAAGTGCTATATG CATACTTGAAGACAGCTCTCACTAAACCGTTTTTTGGTTCCTCACTGTGTTACG gaccaaTGGATCACTGA
- the LOC112431222 gene encoding uncharacterized protein LOC112431222 isoform X1 translates to MHPFAVVDFLDGGGVSIIPCKWFTGPAEDSCFWPPGRVNINKAVKDGVTPDANWSQYRVRILGKAENYENARVKLRRSEATSDLQTESDSGSRLGKGKRKRRPVIQSSSDEDWDNAAEQPETSSTSAMENRHSSETPHQNVTHPFVQLPPPSTPSPVVSQPVPRQLVQATNTSMFVRVLTLLEDIKETQRIHSRMLQSLLKQRDGPVAAVLPEGAVFPLRTVADVEALEQKLIDPVFLKEVVAVVAEIGGSTVDEATRRMMAFIMDNALSRQYNFVGRHGKREFRGLKIFEVLYGSLKKNALTSQITRKEAEKAAPSGLLVQEIEEEIAWQGHSVTCRRGIP, encoded by the exons ATGCATCCATTTGCAGTTGTTGATTTTCTGGATGGTGGAGGTGTATCCATAATTCCTTGCAAGTGGTTTACAGGACCAGCGGAAGATTCTTGTTTCTGGCCACCAGGGAGAGTCAATATCAATAAGGCTGTAAAGGATGGAGTTACTCCAGATGCAAACTGGTCACAGTACAGAGTTCGCATCTTGGGGAAAGCTG AAAACTATGAAAATGCCAGGGTGAAACTGCGGAGGTCTGAAGCAACCTCTGATCTGCAGACTGAGTCAGATTCTGGAAGCAGATTGGGAAAAGGGAAGCGGAAAAGGAG gCCAGTGATCCAGTCAAGCTCGGATGAGGATTGGGACAACGCTGCGGAACAGCCAGAGACCTCATCAACATCAGCAATGGAGAATAGACATTCAAGTGAAACTCCCCACCAGAACGTCACTCATCCATTTGTTCAGCTACCACCACCCTCAACTCCTTCACCTGTGGTTTCACAACCAGTTCCAAGACAACTTGTACAAGCCACCAATACCAGCATGTTTGTACGTGTTCTAACCCTCCTGGAAGACATTAAGGAGACTCAGAGGATCCACAGTCGAATGCTACAGTCTCTCCTCAAACAACGTGATGGACCAGTTGCTGCAGTATTACCCGAGGGTGCTGTTTTTCCTCTCCGGACAGTCGCAGACGTGGAAGCACTGGAACAAAAACTGATAGACCCTGTCTTCCTGAAAGAAGTG GTTGCTGTTGTGGCAGAGATCGGAGGGAGCACTGTTGATGAAGCCACCAGAAGAATGATGGCCttcattatggacaatgctctTTCCAGGCAATATAACTTCGTTGGGCGCCATGGAAAGCGGGAATTTCGAGGGCTTAAGATTTTTGAAGTGCTATATG GCAGCTTGAAAAAAAATGCTCTTACAAGCCAGATTACCAGAAAAGAGGCAGAAAAGGCAGCTCCAAGTGGTTTATTGGTGCAAGAGATAGAGGAGGAAATCGCATGGCAAGGGCACAGTGTCACGTGCAGGAGAGGTATACCTTAG